A window of Rhizobium acidisoli contains these coding sequences:
- a CDS encoding sugar-binding transcriptional regulator, whose translation MTRLNELRLISRVAQMYHIEGRRQAEIAQHLRLSQATVSRMLKRAEAEDIVRTSVIPPVGTYSELESALREKYDLPEAIVVECTEDRDGAIMARIGEAAAHLLEVTLAPGEIIGVSSWSQTIFKMVENIHPQKSAQVKYVVQTLGGMGDPSVQTHATQLTTRLARLTGAEPKLLPVQGVTSSREAKLLMQADPYVRETMDLFGSITLAIVGIGAVEPSELLARSGNIFSSRELSDLAEAGAVGDISLRFFDKNGKPVKTPLDDRVIGLPLEDLERVERVIALAGGSKKTDAIAGALRVGVIDMLVTDKFTAQRLID comes from the coding sequence ATGACTCGCCTCAACGAACTCCGCCTCATTTCAAGGGTCGCCCAGATGTACCATATCGAGGGGCGGCGGCAGGCGGAGATCGCACAGCACCTTCGGCTGTCGCAGGCGACGGTGTCGCGCATGCTCAAGCGCGCCGAGGCTGAAGATATCGTGCGAACCAGCGTGATCCCTCCCGTCGGCACCTATAGCGAACTCGAGAGCGCGCTTCGCGAGAAATACGATCTGCCGGAGGCGATCGTCGTCGAGTGCACGGAAGATCGGGACGGCGCCATCATGGCCCGCATCGGCGAGGCAGCGGCGCATCTCCTGGAGGTGACGCTTGCGCCGGGGGAGATCATCGGCGTTTCGAGCTGGAGCCAGACCATTTTCAAGATGGTCGAGAACATTCATCCGCAGAAGAGTGCGCAGGTGAAATATGTCGTCCAGACCCTTGGAGGCATGGGCGATCCTTCGGTGCAGACGCATGCGACGCAGCTGACCACGCGGCTTGCGCGGTTGACCGGCGCCGAGCCGAAGCTGCTCCCCGTGCAGGGCGTGACGTCATCCAGAGAAGCAAAACTTCTGATGCAGGCCGATCCGTACGTCCGCGAAACGATGGACCTGTTCGGCAGCATAACGCTGGCGATCGTCGGTATAGGCGCCGTCGAACCGTCCGAACTTCTCGCACGGTCCGGCAACATCTTTTCGTCCCGCGAATTGTCCGATCTCGCGGAAGCCGGCGCCGTCGGCGATATCTCGCTGCGCTTCTTCGATAAAAACGGCAAGCCGGTGAAGACGCCCCTTGATGATCGGGTCATAGGGCTTCCACTTGAGGATCTCGAGCGGGTGGAGCGGGTTATCGCTCTTGCTGGCGGGTCGAAAAAGACTGACGCTATTGCCGGCGCGTTGCGGGTGGGGGTCATCGACATGCTGGTTACGGACAAGTTTACGGCGCAGCGATTGATCGACTGA
- a CDS encoding FGGY family carbohydrate kinase codes for MRAILAIDQGTTNSKAVLVSEKGEIVGRGSAPVGISYPKPGWVEQDPRRLYASVREAVDACLKASSAVTIEAVAISNQRESVTAWDAETGEALGPLVSWQCRRTAPDCERLIAKGHLGRVQALTGLPLDPMFPGSKFRWLLDRVPAGRSVRLGTVDSWLVHCLTGGRRHACDASNAARSQLFDLREQRWSEELGEIFGVDIALLPEVLDSSADFGRTQGLPGVADGTPIMAAIGDSHAALFGHGAFTPGDGKVTFGTGSSVMTTLAQYIAPRNGVTTTVAWRIGGKPTFAFEGNILVCAASLPWMADILGLADVAALVELAESAEPGGPGFVPAFVGLGAPYWNADARALFSQINFNTTRAQMARSVTDSIALQVHDVIAAMRAQSGGALGALYVDGGPSQNRFLMQCVSDLINHPVIQCEAPEASALGAAYLAGLSLGLWSDLDMVAGLPRKSQTIQPQPVDRAGLLDSWNDALARSTARETKAKGE; via the coding sequence ATGCGGGCAATTCTGGCGATCGACCAGGGCACGACCAATTCAAAGGCAGTTCTCGTTTCTGAAAAGGGAGAGATCGTCGGCAGAGGTTCGGCTCCGGTCGGCATCTCCTATCCGAAGCCGGGCTGGGTTGAACAGGACCCGCGCCGGCTTTACGCCTCGGTCCGCGAAGCGGTCGACGCCTGCCTGAAGGCCAGCTCGGCTGTCACCATCGAGGCCGTGGCGATTTCCAACCAGCGTGAATCCGTCACTGCCTGGGACGCCGAAACGGGAGAAGCGCTTGGACCGTTGGTCAGCTGGCAGTGCCGCCGAACGGCGCCGGATTGCGAGCGTCTCATTGCCAAGGGCCACCTCGGCCGGGTGCAGGCGCTCACCGGCCTGCCCTTGGATCCGATGTTTCCGGGTTCCAAGTTCCGATGGCTGCTCGACCGTGTTCCGGCCGGGCGATCGGTGCGGCTGGGAACGGTCGACAGCTGGCTGGTCCACTGCCTGACCGGCGGGCGCCGGCATGCTTGCGATGCATCGAATGCCGCCAGGAGCCAATTGTTCGATCTCCGGGAGCAGAGATGGAGCGAGGAGCTTGGCGAGATCTTCGGCGTGGATATCGCGCTCCTTCCCGAGGTGCTCGACAGTTCTGCCGATTTCGGCAGAACGCAGGGATTGCCGGGGGTGGCGGATGGCACGCCCATCATGGCCGCGATCGGCGACAGCCACGCTGCCCTATTCGGTCACGGCGCCTTCACGCCGGGCGACGGCAAGGTGACCTTCGGAACCGGCTCTTCCGTCATGACGACGCTTGCGCAATACATTGCCCCGCGCAACGGCGTCACAACCACGGTCGCATGGCGTATCGGGGGAAAGCCGACCTTCGCTTTCGAAGGCAATATTCTCGTCTGCGCCGCCAGTCTTCCCTGGATGGCTGATATTCTCGGCCTTGCGGATGTGGCGGCGCTTGTCGAACTTGCGGAAAGTGCCGAGCCGGGCGGACCCGGCTTCGTGCCGGCATTCGTGGGGCTGGGAGCACCTTACTGGAATGCCGATGCCCGCGCCCTGTTCTCTCAGATCAACTTCAATACGACGCGGGCGCAAATGGCGCGGTCGGTTACCGATTCCATCGCCTTGCAGGTGCATGACGTGATTGCGGCCATGCGGGCACAAAGCGGCGGTGCGCTCGGCGCGCTCTATGTGGATGGCGGACCGAGCCAGAACCGCTTCCTGATGCAGTGTGTCTCCGACCTCATCAACCATCCGGTGATCCAATGCGAAGCACCCGAGGCATCGGCTTTGGGCGCTGCTTATCTGGCGGGCCTGTCACTTGGCTTGTGGAGCGATCTCGACATGGTCGCGGGGCTGCCTCGAAAGTCGCAAACCATCCAGCCGCAACCCGTGGATCGAGCGGGGCTTCTCGATAGCTGGAATGATGCGCTCGCCCGCTCGACGGCCCGCGAAACAAAGGCTAAAGGTGAATAA
- a CDS encoding transketolase family protein, whose translation MNASVNPPKLYDCRDAFASTLERLAAENDTIVAVCNDSVGSSKLGGFKAKFGERLVNVGIAEQNMVGVAAGLANGGRLPFVCAAAPFLTGRSLEQIKADISYSNANVKLVGISSGMAYGELGPTHHSIEDFAWTRVLPNLPVIAPCDRIETAAAVAWAATYDGPCFLRLSRVGVPDLLPEGHRFELGKANLLRQGSDVTLIANGTLTHRIVKAAEILAGRGINARVLNLATVRPIDEEAIIAAARETGAIVTAEEHSIFGGLGSAVAEVVVDNAPVPMKRLGVPGIYAPTGSAEFLLDEFGMAPSAIADAAQALIKRK comes from the coding sequence ATGAACGCGTCAGTAAACCCACCCAAGCTCTATGATTGCCGCGACGCATTCGCCTCTACGCTCGAGCGATTGGCAGCCGAAAACGACACGATCGTTGCCGTCTGCAACGACTCCGTCGGCTCCTCCAAGCTCGGCGGCTTCAAGGCGAAGTTCGGAGAGCGCCTGGTCAATGTCGGCATAGCCGAGCAGAACATGGTTGGCGTTGCAGCAGGCCTTGCCAACGGCGGACGCCTTCCCTTCGTATGCGCCGCTGCTCCGTTTCTCACGGGGCGGTCGCTGGAGCAGATCAAGGCCGATATTTCCTACTCGAATGCCAACGTCAAGCTGGTGGGCATTTCTTCCGGAATGGCATATGGCGAACTCGGTCCGACACATCACTCGATCGAAGACTTCGCCTGGACGCGGGTCCTGCCCAACCTTCCGGTGATTGCACCATGTGACCGCATCGAAACCGCCGCTGCCGTTGCGTGGGCCGCGACCTATGACGGGCCCTGTTTCCTGCGTCTGTCTCGCGTTGGCGTGCCTGATCTGCTTCCGGAGGGTCACAGGTTCGAGCTCGGCAAGGCAAATCTCCTTCGCCAGGGTTCCGACGTCACCCTTATTGCCAACGGCACTTTGACGCATCGCATCGTGAAAGCGGCCGAAATCCTCGCGGGCCGCGGCATCAATGCCAGGGTTCTAAACCTTGCGACGGTTCGTCCAATCGACGAAGAGGCTATCATCGCCGCGGCTAGGGAAACCGGAGCGATCGTCACAGCCGAAGAGCATTCGATCTTCGGCGGGCTGGGTTCCGCGGTCGCCGAAGTGGTGGTCGACAATGCTCCAGTGCCGATGAAGCGTCTCGGCGTTCCCGGCATCTATGCCCCCACAGGTTCGGCAGAGTTCCTGCTCGACGAGTTCGGGATGGCGCCGTCGGCAATCGCCGACGCTGCACAGGCGCTGATCAAGCGCAAGTAA
- a CDS encoding transketolase: MDTIELERIAREIRLRDLQAVFEAGAGHIGGEMSVIDILTALYFRVLKIWPDQPKHPDRDRFVLSKGHTACALYVTLAKRGFIPEEEVSTFLQPHSRLNGHPNCNKVPGVETNTGPLGHGLPVAVGMAKAAKLSGAKFHTYVVTGDGEMQEGSNWEAIMAAAQFKLDNLTLVIDHNRFQQGAALAETNDLAPLRPKLEAFDWEVTEINGNVMSEVVPALEHRGAKPHCIVAHTNKGHGISFMQDRVDWHHKVPNKEQYEIALAELSEAL; this comes from the coding sequence ATGGATACGATAGAACTCGAGCGCATCGCCCGCGAGATCCGATTGCGCGATCTCCAGGCGGTCTTTGAAGCGGGCGCCGGCCATATTGGCGGGGAGATGTCGGTCATCGACATTTTGACGGCGCTCTATTTTCGTGTCCTGAAAATCTGGCCGGATCAGCCCAAGCATCCCGACCGCGACAGGTTCGTCCTTTCAAAGGGACATACGGCCTGTGCTCTCTATGTGACGCTCGCAAAACGCGGCTTTATCCCGGAGGAGGAGGTTTCTACCTTCTTGCAGCCGCATTCGAGGCTGAACGGGCATCCGAATTGCAACAAGGTTCCCGGCGTCGAAACGAATACCGGTCCGCTGGGCCACGGTCTTCCGGTCGCAGTCGGAATGGCGAAAGCCGCCAAGCTCTCGGGCGCGAAATTTCACACCTACGTCGTCACCGGCGACGGTGAGATGCAGGAGGGTTCCAACTGGGAAGCGATCATGGCGGCCGCTCAGTTCAAACTCGACAACTTGACCCTGGTCATCGATCACAACAGGTTCCAGCAGGGTGCGGCGCTTGCCGAAACCAATGATCTCGCTCCGCTTCGCCCGAAGCTCGAGGCCTTCGACTGGGAGGTCACCGAGATCAACGGGAACGTCATGAGCGAAGTTGTTCCGGCTCTCGAACACCGGGGAGCAAAACCGCATTGCATCGTCGCCCATACCAACAAGGGCCATGGAATCTCGTTCATGCAGGACCGGGTCGACTGGCACCACAAGGTGCCGAACAAGGAACAATACGAAATCGCATTGGCAGAACTGTCGGAGGCACTCTAA
- a CDS encoding ABC transporter permease: protein MVALDINEHRLSSGAWLSKLKGATGPLVGLLALCVFLSLSTDTFLSVRNGLNILDQITVLGIMAVGMTFVILIGGIDLSVGSALALAMMVMGWTANVAGLPLPVAIAFALVASGVSGLIVGLLVTQFRVPAFIATLAMMSAARGVANMITDGQQIVGFPDWFMMLAIDRHFGVLTATVFLMLAVVLAAWLFLHFRSEGRMLYAVGGNPEVARLAGINVPLVTIGVYVVSSVLAGLAGIVLAARLDSVQPSSGLGYELDTIAAVVIGGTSLSGGAGGIGGTLIGVLIIGVLRNGLNLLNVSPFLQQVIIGIVIVLAVGAETIRRRRA from the coding sequence ATGGTGGCGCTCGACATCAATGAACACAGGCTTTCGTCCGGAGCCTGGCTGAGCAAGCTCAAGGGAGCAACCGGCCCGCTCGTCGGACTGCTCGCGCTGTGCGTCTTTCTGAGCCTGAGCACCGACACGTTTCTTTCGGTTCGAAACGGCCTCAACATCCTCGATCAGATCACCGTTCTCGGCATCATGGCGGTTGGAATGACCTTCGTCATCCTGATCGGCGGCATCGATCTCTCGGTCGGCTCGGCGCTTGCCCTGGCGATGATGGTCATGGGCTGGACCGCCAATGTCGCCGGCCTGCCGCTGCCGGTCGCGATCGCTTTTGCTCTGGTCGCATCGGGAGTTTCGGGCCTGATCGTCGGACTTCTGGTGACACAGTTCAGGGTCCCGGCCTTTATTGCCACTCTTGCGATGATGTCCGCCGCTCGCGGCGTGGCCAATATGATCACCGACGGCCAGCAGATCGTCGGATTCCCCGACTGGTTCATGATGCTGGCAATCGATCGCCATTTCGGCGTGTTGACCGCCACTGTGTTTCTCATGCTTGCGGTCGTTCTTGCGGCATGGCTTTTCCTGCACTTCCGCTCCGAAGGTCGCATGCTCTACGCGGTCGGAGGAAATCCGGAAGTCGCGCGCCTTGCGGGTATCAACGTCCCGCTCGTGACGATTGGCGTCTACGTCGTAAGTTCAGTCCTTGCCGGCCTCGCAGGCATTGTACTCGCCGCCAGGCTGGATTCCGTCCAACCATCCAGTGGTCTCGGCTATGAGCTGGACACCATCGCCGCGGTCGTTATCGGCGGCACGTCGCTCTCCGGCGGCGCGGGCGGCATCGGAGGAACGCTGATCGGCGTTCTCATCATCGGTGTGCTTCGCAACGGTCTCAACCTTCTCAACGTCTCGCCGTTCCTGCAGCAGGTGATCATCGGCATCGTCATCGTGCTCGCGGTCGGCGCGGAGACTATTCGTCGGCGTCGCGCTTGA
- a CDS encoding sugar ABC transporter substrate-binding protein, giving the protein MKIARTMLASAALLGLTLGPVHAAELKKLGLAVANLQANFFNQIKQSVEAEAKKRGIEVVTVDAKGDGPTQVNQIQDLLTQKIDALIYIPAGAAAATVPVKLAKSAGIPVVNVDRNADGAPGDTFLATDSVASAKAVCDYILKEAGGKGKMVIIHGQKGTTPEVDRSKGCAESLKAYPDVKVVAEQFSNIWSQDEGFQIMQNMLQANPDVSIVFAQADGLALGAAQAIKVANPSQKIVVGGFDGDTAALEALSKGVFNVTATQQTQKMGRDAVENAAKLVAGEKVPPVQLLDATLTTKENVAGFIANHP; this is encoded by the coding sequence ATGAAAATTGCGCGCACCATGCTCGCGTCTGCTGCCCTGCTCGGCCTCACGCTCGGCCCCGTACACGCAGCCGAACTGAAGAAGCTCGGCTTGGCCGTTGCCAACCTTCAGGCAAACTTCTTCAACCAGATCAAGCAATCGGTCGAAGCCGAAGCCAAGAAGCGCGGCATCGAAGTCGTCACGGTCGACGCAAAGGGCGACGGGCCGACCCAGGTCAACCAGATCCAGGATCTGCTGACCCAGAAAATCGACGCGCTGATCTACATTCCGGCCGGTGCGGCCGCTGCGACCGTTCCCGTCAAGCTCGCAAAGAGCGCCGGCATCCCGGTCGTAAACGTCGACCGCAACGCCGACGGAGCACCGGGCGATACATTCCTTGCGACCGATTCCGTCGCCTCTGCCAAGGCGGTATGCGACTACATCCTCAAGGAAGCCGGCGGCAAGGGTAAGATGGTGATCATCCACGGCCAGAAGGGCACGACGCCGGAAGTCGATCGCTCGAAGGGCTGCGCTGAATCCCTGAAGGCATATCCTGATGTGAAGGTTGTCGCCGAGCAGTTCTCCAACATCTGGAGCCAGGACGAAGGCTTCCAGATCATGCAGAACATGCTGCAGGCAAACCCGGATGTTTCGATCGTCTTCGCACAGGCCGACGGTCTCGCACTCGGCGCCGCGCAGGCGATCAAGGTCGCCAATCCGTCGCAGAAGATCGTCGTTGGCGGCTTCGATGGCGATACCGCGGCGCTTGAAGCCCTCAGCAAGGGTGTCTTCAACGTCACTGCGACGCAGCAGACGCAGAAAATGGGCCGCGACGCGGTTGAAAATGCCGCCAAGCTTGTCGCCGGAGAAAAGGTGCCCCCGGTCCAGCTCCTGGATGCCACGCTGACAACCAAGGAAAACGTCGCAGGCTTCATCGCCAACCATCCCTAA